The genomic window AGAATATAAGGTATACATGTTATAATTTCAATGTCAATACTAGCACATAGGTTTTTCTTATCGAACTAAATACATACTAAGATGCTTTCTATCTCAATACATGCACTTAAGATACATAGCCATGCACATAACCTTGCTTTCTGCCTTTAGCAAGAAagttataatatacaatatagtaCACTGTTTCAATTAAATCATATTGTCAAATTAATGAAGATGGCATCAAAAATTCTGatctaagaaattaaaaaaaagagaaaaatagtaatTCCAGAGATTAAAAACACTGAAGACTGATGGGAAGTTAAGATTTCAATTGTCCCAGTGATCTTGAAAGATAAAGTACTTGTTGTAAACACTCAGAAGGCTCTTTTTGGCAATTAGGACTTTTGTAATCTTTGCAATCCAGACTAGAGACTCAGACCATCGAAGCTTCAGGTTGCAGAGAAATTGTGTAACTGTGGGCTGTTCTCCGCAAGGCAGGGGGTGCTGATGGAGATCTAGATGCCCATCTGGAAGGGAGACGACGATTAGCTGGTCTAGCAGGTCGGGAAAACCCTTTTCCATGTAAGGATTTCACAATCATGGAGTCCTATGAACAAAGGAAGACATTCAGTTCACTATGCAAGCACCAAAATTGGACTTAGTAAATGATGGAACCTAACATTAATGTATAATCATATTTTTAAGCAAGAAAAGCATCTAAGACTAAAAGTTTATGTATTTGTCTAATATCTGTGATTTTAGTTGCAATCAATGAAATTTGTTTACATGAACTATGATATTTGATAATCTTATAAAGACTTTtacacaaaattttaatataactgGCAATTTTAatgcattatcttttttttgaGAGCATATGATTGTTTCTGGACTCAAGTGTTCATGTTAGATAATCCTGATTTGATATTACAAAGCTACAGACATACCTTAGAATGATTTTAGGATATTTTTGGTGTTATGTTGAAAATACAAAAGATATTGACCTCATTTACATTATACTTTTAGAGgtcacaaacaaaaagtaaaacaaaactatcaaatgattaATCTGATGTTTTCTTAAGAACTTTAGAAATTTAATATAGTGACACTATATTAAGATAGATTTGAGATAATGACACTAAGAACTACTATCACTATTAAATTCTTCAAAGTTATTAttaacataatactttattccaaTTGCTGCAGGATTGCTATCTACATTAAGCATTTTTGGAGGGTTAACATTCttatctgtctctttcctcttagttctcttgtttttctttttatattaaatgataaaaatggaattaaaatttaaaagccatCATAATACATTGCATACTtatttttactcttatttttattgactttttaagTAAAGTTGTGCTCTTTCATCTGAGACAGGCAATGTGGTTGGACTCCAATTCTATGACAGTAACCTATGATTTCTGTCTCTTTGCActctcatattttatattttctccttgGGAGTAAATTAGGTAACTATTCCTAATAATCAATAGTAGAAGACTCCTTTCAAATCTCAATTAATGTTAGAGGCTGAGAATGAGGTTCACCTGTTGAGCTCAGtcgtgcatgtgtgaggccctgaggtcAATCCCATCActatcaaaaaacaaagaagcaaacaaaccccAGTCAATACAAAAAATAGTAAACAGAAAACAGTGTTTATTGTTAGACATTGAAAATTAAGCTGGTCATCTTATACATGTTTCTACTTCCATCTCAAGCAACACTTACAAGTATTTGTGAGCACACCTTAAAACAGATAACTGCCAAAGTATCATCATTAACTATACTTTGTCGAGAGGCAAGTAAATTTTCTAGTGATATGAATGAAGACACATTTTATAAGGTTTAATAAACCACACAGAAACATTTCTATACTAGTAGACAGcctgaataattaaaaattgcaGCACACAAGCATTGCAGTATACAaaactaagaattttttaaacactAGCAAATTATTATGCTAAGTAACCTTACAAGTTCTGTCTGTAAATTATGGTTAAAAAGGGATTTATAAATAGTTCTTTAttgtacttttcttttcctttctgttttcttttagcaGTAATGGTGGTTGAACCAGGGTGTCACACATGCACGGCAAAAGTCTGCTGATAGCTCATTATAAGTATCAATCTAGtcagcttgtttttttttctcccatcacTTATAAAGGTTAAGGTGTTTTACAAATAGACTGAAAAAAGAGGGAAACCACTTAAGTAAACAACCATCTTAGAGATAATTTCAATGCTAAGAATtgtacaaatacaaataaatttttgttataacttcatttttattccaATTCCTACCTTTTATCTCCAtgagtgaaataatattttaggaacttttaaagaattaatttatttaaatttttattcccttcccccaattcattattattttaaagactaGATAAAGATAGAATTTAATTTCACTAAAAATTGAAGCAAGATTATagatatttctttccatttttgaaaGCACTAAGAATTAGGCAGCAATTTTAATAATGACTTTATTCAGAGTTATATGACTAATCCACTGATAATGAATCaaatacatagaatgactgaacccATTACAACTAGTAAATTAATATTGaagacaatttaaaatattatttcccatatatttcttaaaatataagtacttaaaataataaaatcataaatcaaCGAATACATAGGTACTCATTTAAATAACTTTTcaagaaaattacatttaatcTACTGAAACTCTTAACCccatttattacatttattgtgttgcattttagaatttaaaaatttaaggcttttttttaatttaaggctCTTAATACCTGTACttcaaaaagtttattttgagTTGCAATTCTAAAGTTAATATTTATTCACAAAGAGTCAATAAGCTAAGTAGAAGCCAAAACAGGTGTCAACATTCTATTTACTGGGCAATTACTGAACTCTTGAGCCACAGTTAATTATGGAGGCACTTTAACCAAAATATGTTAATTACTTTCTtacctctgtattttttttccaatctACTCCTTGCATCACTTGTTGTGGCCCACACATGACAGGTGTTTTTTGCTGAAGGTCTTGCTCTAGTTGGGGCATTTCTAAATGCTGACTTGATGTGGCCCCACCAAAGACATCATAATTACATTTGGTCCAATTATCCTGTGAGCATTTAGAATTATGCATTGCAGATCCTGTTGATGTCTTATAGGTTTTCAGAAGCTTTTCCACAACACCGTAATTTGACCTGGGGTCAGCAGATCTTGGTCGACCAGACAAATTACTTGGTCGCCAGTCATGCTCATGGAGCATATTCCGATAACTGCTAGAATTTAAGTGTTCCTGCACTTGTCTGACTAGTCCTGTTGTAGACTTTCTGGTGAGATTATGAGGCACATTATCCCTGGACACAGGCATGTGGGCACAGGTCTTCAAAATATCAGACACAATGTTATTTTCTGATTTGTGACCTGTGTGGGTAATCAAGGTATTACAAGGCTTAAGATCATCAGATGACTTGGAGTAGCTTTGATTTTGCTCCACTGCACGGCGATTTCTATCTGTTCTAAACACAGTTCTGTTAAATTCATCAGTCTTTGCTGCCAGCTTTTCATTCTTTGTAGTCCTTTCAAAGCCACAACTGAAATTTCTACGGGGGTCACTGTTCTGTATCACTGAAGAACTGTAGTCATTGTTTATGTGAAGATCAGGATGAAATTTAACAGGGTGGTCTGAGatcactttttcatattttagctTACTGGGAGCAGAGCAAGTTTTCTGAAACCATGATGCAGGATTATTTTTTGAAACCATCTCAAAGTCACATGACCACATGCTAAGTCCAACATTTTCATTATATAGAGGTTTGTTATCTGTTTTGGTTTCTGGTGCTAAAGAGAACGTGGTGCAATTTTTCAAAGTCCTCCCTTCATTTAGGCATACAGGCATTTTATTGTGACCCAAAGGAATATGAGGACTGCAATTCCAGTCACTTTGACTCTCATGGGATAACCAGCTGTTGTAgtctaaattttctttcaaactttCACGGATTTGGTCAGAATATGAACTGGGAAAATTTCGAGAAGTGCTtcttggaggaggaagaggtggaacTTCATTTCTTTGCAGAGCAGTTATATCAGTTCCACATATTTTCATAGGATTGCTTTGGAGCGCATCAGTATAGCATAGATTCTTTCTATtttgctgtttttccttttctgagttGACTGAAAGAAAGCACTGGTTATTTTTACTCATGACATCTCCATCAGGCACATTAATTTTTGGATTTTCCTGAAGAAAAGAATCTGACTTCATCCTATACATGACAAAACACAACATATaagcaataattttcttttttaaaaaaaaattagttattttttaattagtgaatcactgtgagggtgcagttacagatttacatatatttgtgcttgtgtttccttcatacaatgtttgagaacccatccctccactagtgcccattctccaccaccaatgaacccagtatccctcccacccctcaatcccatcccaccacaccccaccccgcctctgtggcagggtattcccttttgttctctctctccttttgggtgttgtggttttcaatagggatattgaatattgaatggccatcctgttcagtctctagtctactcacagcacgcatctcccttcccgtgcgggTTCTACAACcacatttacttggtgttcccttctctatccgggctgcctttccccccagcatgtgacgctggcttccaagccatggagccaacctcctggtacttatttctactattcttgggtgttagtctcctactctgttattttatattccacagatgagtgcaatctttctatgtctgtctttctctttctgactcatttctcttagcatgatactctccatgttgatccacttatatgcaaagttcatgacttcatcttttctaacagctgcatagtattccattgtataaatgtaccaaactttctttaaccagtcatctgttcaataattttctttatgatagttctgttttttggttttcaggtcacacatagcagtgcttgggacatgcacctggctttgtactcaggatcacttctggtggtgctcaggataccacatgtgatgctggagatcaaacccttgttgtcttacccactgtactatatttctggacTGACCCCAAAGtagtctttaaaaaacaaaaccaaaccaggcTTAAGCTATAGAATTCTGTTACCATAAGATAAAACCGTTTAAGAGTTTCTTTCAAGATAATACATACTTTAACTCAAACTATGTTTTCAACATCTCATCCTATTACTTGAAATTTCACCCATACTCAAGCTAGACTGTGTAACCCTTATGTGTCTTTAATATTGGTGGGCCTGTTTTCGTAAGTTTTCACTTATCCTTTTCTTATCTCCCCTCTTTTGACCAAAACCATAATTCATTTTGTCAAGTGAACTcaagtttttttccattttttccattgaatttgaataaaattctaaatagtatgacaaaaatctaaataaaaatgaaagtaggcCAAAAACTCATCAGGGATGGTAATTTCAAACCAAAAAGGTATATATATAAGTATCATGTGGGACTGAAAGAGAagtaaaaattctataaaaatgaGTAGTGTACATGGTATATAGGCAAGGTGAGCATTAAGAAAAATAGTATAATTTCTTCAAGGCAGAATGAAATCTTTGATATGGATGTATTATACAGCAGGTTGAGGAAGATTAAGGAAAATAAGGGAAAAACTTTAGTTTAAATGATAATGTTttgaaatacatattaaaaattttgaattttgtttgcttttttttgggtcacaccaggactgtgctcagggattactcctggaagtgctcaggggaccatatgtgataggAACTGAACCCTTActtactatattatctctctggccccatattttaatttttttcctaacagctatggTATGATAATGAGTATATCATGTCAAGTGTGACttgcaaaataaaattgtcatGTAAGACTTACTGAGTTATCAGAACAAAATAACCAACACATCACTTTTACCTAGTTTAATATTTCTGGGAAAGTTTAAATTCAGTCACATAAATCCACTGTGACAGCCACTTAACTTAAAAGAATAACAATCTTAACATGATATCTTTCTATTTTGGTGCATCTTCTactaaaaaatttataattatatatcatgACTATGTAATTATGTAAAATACTGCACTATTAAATTTGATTTGATCAAAAGAGGTAGTTACTTAGATTAGCCTAGCTGTATATTTTTCTACTGGCAAATGATAAAAGTGACAAAGAATACATTAGAGGGCATAATCTAGTCTATTCTTTAGAAGTGGAGGCTAAAACTTAATAGGGAAAGAGTAAAGTATTCTTCACATTCAAATTACACTGAGAATAAAAGATTTACTTTAAGAATTAGTGAACAGAGgaacacacacatttaaaaagtGTTAGCAAGACAGTAAAGGTAGTGTGGATTTATAAACtaaaagcaatatttttcttgcctttccaaaataaaacataatagatAAACCAGCCTACCGTCTGTGGTTAGACCGTTTTCGAATTTCCTCTTGAAAGGTGCATAAATCTTCACTAACTTTGGCAAGTTCTTCAAGAGCCTTAATACATATAAACAATAGCATGTTAGCACTTTgtaatgtaaatatttctttagatgccatcttgccacattcaacagagaagaagccaggtgttctggtgagcaacgcggccagagaatgctctggacccgaaaccggaccagcaacaccagggatccaaacggaggaggtgcagccaccacaccttctccagatggagccctagcgacactgagcagcaactaacacggctccgggatgcgggactgggacacatctgaaccgCGTGGccactgaaaacatacaatcttttaatggaaaactaatcatcaaatgcttccttagtagggctgtctttcctggggggaaactccaacaacaatagtgagttttgtgttgaaatatggaacgtaatcaaggtaaagagaaaatgaagtgaaattcatcagttatacagttgggggtggggggagggggcaggggtatactggggattttggtggtggaatatgggcactggtgaagggatggtgtttgaatattgtataactgagacataaacctgagaactttgtaactttccacatggtgataaaataaaaattttaaaaaaaaattctttagaaaGAGTTTGGGGATAATCATATCCTACTTACTGTGTTCAG from Sorex araneus isolate mSorAra2 chromosome 4, mSorAra2.pri, whole genome shotgun sequence includes these protein-coding regions:
- the KIAA0408 gene encoding uncharacterized protein KIAA0408 homolog produces the protein MDLHKQWENTEINWHKEKMELLDQFDNERKEWESQWKIMQKKIEELCHEVKLRRKMNINERAKILNPKANQDKMVECPPSYLSLGHCEFTGMNHRDGLEKETKTEQSLPSEANQICKEQKATKKSKVGFLDPLAIDNLKECEDFLNPKTSKEESKSCCGALNTALEELAKVSEDLCTFQEEIRKRSNHRRMKSDSFLQENPKINVPDGDVMSKNNQCFLSVNSEKEKQQNRKNLCYTDALQSNPMKICGTDITALQRNEVPPLPPPRSTSRNFPSSYSDQIRESLKENLDYNSWLSHESQSDWNCSPHIPLGHNKMPVCLNEGRTLKNCTTFSLAPETKTDNKPLYNENVGLSMWSCDFEMVSKNNPASWFQKTCSAPSKLKYEKVISDHPVKFHPDLHINNDYSSSVIQNSDPRRNFSCGFERTTKNEKLAAKTDEFNRTVFRTDRNRRAVEQNQSYSKSSDDLKPCNTLITHTGHKSENNIVSDILKTCAHMPVSRDNVPHNLTRKSTTGLVRQVQEHLNSSSYRNMLHEHDWRPSNLSGRPRSADPRSNYGVVEKLLKTYKTSTGSAMHNSKCSQDNWTKCNYDVFGGATSSQHLEMPQLEQDLQQKTPVMCGPQQVMQGVDWKKNTEDSMIVKSLHGKGFSRPARPANRRLPSRWASRSPSAPPALRRTAHSYTISLQPEASMV